A window from Gasterosteus aculeatus chromosome 14, fGasAcu3.hap1.1, whole genome shotgun sequence encodes these proteins:
- the xpo7 gene encoding exportin-7 isoform X2: MKWRKMADHVQGLAQLEILCKQLYETTDTTVRHQAEKALVEFTNSPDCLSKCQLLLERGSSSYSQLLAATCLSKLVSRTSNPLPLEQRIDIRNYVLNYLATRPKLAAFVTQALIQLYARITKLGWFDCQKDDYVFRNVIADVTRFLQDSVEHCIIGVTILSQLTNEINQADTTHPLTKHRKIASSFRDSSLFDIFTLSCNLLKQASGKNLNLNDESQHGLLMQLLKLSYNCLNYDFIGTSTDESSDDLCTVQIPTSWRSAFLDSSTLQLFFNLYHSIPPSLSPLVLSCLVQIASVRRSLFNNAERAKFLSHLVDGVKRILANPQCLPDPNNYHEFCRLLARLKSNYQLGELVKVENYPEVIRLIANFTVTSLQHWEFAPNSVHYLLSLWQRLAASVPYVKATEPHLLETYTPEVTKAYITSRLESVHVILRDGLEDPLDDAGLVQQQLDQLSTIGRCEYEKTCALLVQLFDQAAQTYQELLQSTNSSPADITVQEGRLTWLVYIIGAVIGGRVSFASTDEQDAMDGELVCRVLQLMNLTDSRLAQAGNERLELAMLSFFEQFRKIYIGDQVQKSSKLYRRLSEVLGLNDETMVLSVFIGKIITNLKYWGQCEPITSKTLQLLNDLSLGYSSVRKLVKLSAVQFMLNNHTSEHFSFLGVNNQSNLSDMRCRTTFYTALGRLLMVDLGEDEDQFEQFMLPLTAAFETVAQMLSTNTFNEQEAKRTLVGLVRDLRGIAFAFNAKTSFMMLFDWMYPAYMPILQRAIELWYHDPACTTPVLKLMAELVHNRSQRLQFDVSSPNGILLFRETSKMITTYGNRILTLGEVPKDQVYGVKLKGVSVCFAMLKAVLSGNYVNFGVFRLYGDDALDNALQTFIKLLLSIPHSDLLDYPKLSQSFYSLLEVLTQDHMNFIASLEPHVVMYILSSISEGLTALDTMVCTGCCSSLDHIVTYLFKQLSRSTKKRRTPMATDDRFLNIMQQHPEMIQQVEQMLSTVLNIIIFEDCRNQWSMSRPLLGLILLNEKYFADLRNSIVNSQPPEKQQAMHLCFENLMEGIERNLLTKNRDRFTQNLSVFRREVNDSMKNSTYGVNSNDMMS; this comes from the exons GGCCTGGCCCAGCTGGAGATCCTGTGCAAGCAGCTGTATGAGACCACCGACACCACCGTCCGCCACCAGGCCGAGAAAGCTCTGGTGGAGTTCACCAACAGCCCCGACTGCCTCAGCAAgtgtcagctgctgctggagcgagGCAGC TCGTCGTATTCTCAGCTGCTCGCGGCCACCTGTTTGTCTAAGCTGGTGTCTCGAACCAGCAACCCTCTGCCCCTTGAGCAACGCATCGACATCC GGAACTATGTCCTGAACTATCTGGCCACGCGGCCCAAGCTGGCAGCCTTCGTGACGCAGGCGCTGATCCAGCTGTACGCCCGGATCACCAAGCTGGGCTGGTTCGACTGCCAGAAGGACGACTACGTCTTCAGGAACGTCATCGCCGACGTCACGCGCTTCCTGCAG gacAGTGTTGAACATTGCATCATAGGTGTCACCATTCTGTCCCAGCTGACCAATGAGATCAAtcag GCCGACACGACGCACCCTCTGACCAAACACAGGAAGATCGCTTCTTCATTCAGAGATTCTTCACTTTTCGACATTTTCACTCTTTCCTGCAACCTCCTCAAGCAG GCGTCGGGGAAGAACCTGAACCTTAACGATGAGTCTCAGCACGGCCTCCTGATGCAGCTTCTCAAACTGAGCTACAACTGCCTCAACTACGACTTCATAGGAACCTCCACAGACGAGTCATCGGACGACCTCTGCACCGTCCAGATCCCCACCTCCTGGAGATCAG CGTTTCTCGATTCCTCCACTCTGCAGCTCTTTTTCAACTTGTATCATTCcatccctccgtccctctccCCGCTG gtgcTGTCATGTTTAGTGCAGATCGCCTCGGTCCGGAGGTCCCTGTTCAACAACGCAGAGCGAGCCAAGTTCCTGTCTCACCTGGTGGACGGGGTGAAGAGGATTCTAGCCAACCCTCAG tgtttgCCGGATCCCAACAACTACCACGAGTTCTGCCGACTGCTGGCGAGGCTGAAAAGCAACTACCAGCTGGGGGAGCTGGTGAAGGTGGAGAACTACCCCGAGGTCATCCGCCTCATCGCCAACTTCACCGTCACCAGCCTGCAG CACTGGGAGTTTGCCCCCAACAGTGTCCACTACCTGCTGAGTCTGTGGCAACGCCTCGCGGCGTCCGTCCCGTACGTCAAAGCCACCGAGCCCCACCTGCTAGAGACCTACACCCCCGAGGTCACCAAGGCCTACATCACCTCCCGGCTGGAGTCGGTCCATGTCATCCTCAG AGACGGACTAGAAGACCCTTTGGACGACGCTGGCCTGGTCCAACAGCAGCTGGATCAGCTGTCCACCATCGGGAGGTGCGAGTACGAGAAAACCTGCGCTCTGCTGGTGCAGCTGTTCGACCAGGCGGCTCAGACCTaccaggagctgctgcagtcTACCAACTCCAGCCCCGCAGACATCACCGTGCAGGAGG GCCGGTTGACGTGGCTGGTCTATATAATCGGGGCGGTCATCGGTGGACGGGTGTCATTTGCGAGCACAGATGAGCAGGACGCCATGGACGGAGAGTTAGTCTGTCG GGTGCTCCAGCTGATGAATCTCACAGACAGTCGGCTCGCTCAGGCCGGCAACGAGAGGCTGGAGCTGGCCATGCTCAGCTTCTTTGAGCAGTTCAGGAAGATCTACATCGGAGACCAGGTGCAGAAATCATCAAAg CTTTACCGACGACTATCAGAAGTTCTGGGGTTGAATGACGAGACGATGGTCCTCAGTGTCTTCATAGGAAAAAT cATCACAAACTTGAAGTACTGGGGCCAGTGTGAACCGATCACCTCCAAGACTCTCCAGCTGCTGAACGACCTGTCCTTGGG GTACAGCAGCGTGAGGAAGCTGGTGAAGCTCAGTGCGGTGCAGTTCATGTTGAACAACCACACG AGCGAACACTTCTCCTTCCTCGGGGTGAACAACCAATCAAACCTCAGCGACATGAGGTGTCGGACCACCTTCTACACCGCGCTGGGGCGCCTGCTGATGGTGGACctag gagaaGACGAGGACCAGTTTGAGCAGTTCATGCTCCCGCTGACGGCTGCGTTTGAAACTGTTGCTCAGATGTTGAGCACAAACACCTTCAACGAGCAGGAGGCCAAg AGGACCCTGGTAGGTTTGGTCAGAGACCTGCGAGGAATCGCCTTCGCCTTCAACGCCAAGACCAGCTTCATGATGCTGTTTGACTGGAT GTATCCAGCCTACATGCCCATCCTGCAGAGAGCCATCGAGCTCTGGTACCAcgacccagcatgcaccactcCAGTCCTCAAGCTCATGGCCGAGCTCGTCCACAATAG ATCACAAAGGCTTCAGTTTGACGTGTCGTCACCCAACGGCATCCTTCTGTTCAGAGAAACGAGCAAGATGATCACGACCTACG GGAACCGCATCCTGACCCTGGGGGAGGTCCCTAAGGACCAGGTCTACGGGGTGAAGCTGAAGGGGGTCAGCGTGTGCTTCGCCATGCTGAAGGCGGTGCTCAGCGGGAACTACGTCAACTTCGGGGTGTTCCGTCTCTACGGCGACGACGCCCTGGACAACGCCTTGCAGACCTTCATCAAGCTGCTGCTCTCCATCCCCCACAGCGACCTGCTG gactaCCCCAAGCTCAGCCAGTCCTTCTACTCTCTGCTGGAGGTCCTGACCCAGGACCACATGAACTTCATCGCCAGCCTGGAGCCGCACGTCGTCATGTACATCCTGTCCTCCATCTCCGAGGGGCTCACTGCACTCG ATACCATGGTGTGCACGGGGTGCTGCTCGAGTCTGGACCACATCGTCACCTACCTGTTCAAGCAGCTGTCTCGCTCCACCAAGAAGAGGCGCACGCCCATGGCCACGGACGACCGCTTCCTCAACATCATGCAGCAGCACCCGGAGATGATCCAGCAG gttGAGCAGATGCTGTCCACAGTGTTGAACATCATCATCTTTGAGGACTGTAGGAACCAGTGGTCCATGtcccgccccctgctgggcctCATCCTGCTCAACGAGAAG TACTTTGCTGACCTGAGGAACAGCATAGTGAACAGTCAGCCTCCAGAGAAGCAGCAGGCGATGCATTTATGTTTTGAGAACCTGATGGAGGGAATCGAACGGAATCTACTAACCAAGAAccgggacag GTTTACTCAGAACCTGTCTGTCTTCAGGAGGGAGGTGAATGACAGCATGAAGAACTCAACGTACGGCGTCAACAGCAACGACATGATGAGCTGA
- the xpo7 gene encoding exportin-7 isoform X3: protein MKWRKMADHVQGLAQLEILCKQLYETTDTTVRHQAEKALVEFTNSPDCLSKCQLLLERGSSSYSQLLAATCLSKLVSRTSNPLPLEQRIDIRNYVLNYLATRPKLAAFVTQALIQLYARITKLGWFDCQKDDYVFRNVIADVTRFLQDSVEHCIIGVTILSQLTNEINQADTTHPLTKHRKIASSFRDSSLFDIFTLSCNLLKQASGKNLNLNDESQHGLLMQLLKLSYNCLNYDFIGTSTDESSDDLCTVQIPTSWRSAFLDSSTLQLFFNLYHSIPPSLSPLVLSCLVQIASVRRSLFNNAERAKFLSHLVDGVKRILANPQCLPDPNNYHEFCRLLARLKSNYQLGELVKVENYPEVIRLIANFTVTSLQHWEFAPNSVHYLLSLWQRLAASVPYVKATEPHLLETYTPEVTKAYITSRLESVHVILRDGLEDPLDDAGLVQQQLDQLSTIGRCEYEKTCALLVQLFDQAAQTYQELLQSTNSSPADITVQEGRLTWLVYIIGAVIGGRVSFASTDEQDAMDGELVCRVLQLMNLTDSRLAQAGNERLELAMLSFFEQFRKIYIGDQVQKSSKLYRRLSEVLGLNDETMVLSVFIGKIITNLKYWGQCEPITSKTLQLLNDLSLGYSSVRKLVKLSAVQFMLNNHTSEHFSFLGVNNQSNLSDMRCRTTFYTALGRLLMVDLGEDEDQFEQFMLPLTAAFETVAQMLSTNTFNEQEAKRTLVGLVRDLRGIAFAFNAKTSFMMLFDWMYPAYMPILQRAIELWYHDPACTTPVLKLMAELVHNRSQRLQFDVSSPNGILLFRETSKMITTYGNRILTLGEVPKDQVYGVKLKGVSVCFAMLKAVLSGNYVNFGVFRLYGDDALDNALQTFIKLLLSIPHSDLLDYPKLSQSFYSLLEVLTQDHMNFIASLEPHVVMYILSSISEGLTALDTMVCTGCCSSLDHIVTYLFKQLSRSTKKRRTPMATDDRFLNIMQQHPEMIQQMLSTVLNIIIFEDCRNQWSMSRPLLGLILLNEKYFADLRNSIVNSQPPEKQQAMHLCFENLMEGIERNLLTKNRDRFTQNLSVFRREVNDSMKNSTYGVNSNDMMS, encoded by the exons GGCCTGGCCCAGCTGGAGATCCTGTGCAAGCAGCTGTATGAGACCACCGACACCACCGTCCGCCACCAGGCCGAGAAAGCTCTGGTGGAGTTCACCAACAGCCCCGACTGCCTCAGCAAgtgtcagctgctgctggagcgagGCAGC TCGTCGTATTCTCAGCTGCTCGCGGCCACCTGTTTGTCTAAGCTGGTGTCTCGAACCAGCAACCCTCTGCCCCTTGAGCAACGCATCGACATCC GGAACTATGTCCTGAACTATCTGGCCACGCGGCCCAAGCTGGCAGCCTTCGTGACGCAGGCGCTGATCCAGCTGTACGCCCGGATCACCAAGCTGGGCTGGTTCGACTGCCAGAAGGACGACTACGTCTTCAGGAACGTCATCGCCGACGTCACGCGCTTCCTGCAG gacAGTGTTGAACATTGCATCATAGGTGTCACCATTCTGTCCCAGCTGACCAATGAGATCAAtcag GCCGACACGACGCACCCTCTGACCAAACACAGGAAGATCGCTTCTTCATTCAGAGATTCTTCACTTTTCGACATTTTCACTCTTTCCTGCAACCTCCTCAAGCAG GCGTCGGGGAAGAACCTGAACCTTAACGATGAGTCTCAGCACGGCCTCCTGATGCAGCTTCTCAAACTGAGCTACAACTGCCTCAACTACGACTTCATAGGAACCTCCACAGACGAGTCATCGGACGACCTCTGCACCGTCCAGATCCCCACCTCCTGGAGATCAG CGTTTCTCGATTCCTCCACTCTGCAGCTCTTTTTCAACTTGTATCATTCcatccctccgtccctctccCCGCTG gtgcTGTCATGTTTAGTGCAGATCGCCTCGGTCCGGAGGTCCCTGTTCAACAACGCAGAGCGAGCCAAGTTCCTGTCTCACCTGGTGGACGGGGTGAAGAGGATTCTAGCCAACCCTCAG tgtttgCCGGATCCCAACAACTACCACGAGTTCTGCCGACTGCTGGCGAGGCTGAAAAGCAACTACCAGCTGGGGGAGCTGGTGAAGGTGGAGAACTACCCCGAGGTCATCCGCCTCATCGCCAACTTCACCGTCACCAGCCTGCAG CACTGGGAGTTTGCCCCCAACAGTGTCCACTACCTGCTGAGTCTGTGGCAACGCCTCGCGGCGTCCGTCCCGTACGTCAAAGCCACCGAGCCCCACCTGCTAGAGACCTACACCCCCGAGGTCACCAAGGCCTACATCACCTCCCGGCTGGAGTCGGTCCATGTCATCCTCAG AGACGGACTAGAAGACCCTTTGGACGACGCTGGCCTGGTCCAACAGCAGCTGGATCAGCTGTCCACCATCGGGAGGTGCGAGTACGAGAAAACCTGCGCTCTGCTGGTGCAGCTGTTCGACCAGGCGGCTCAGACCTaccaggagctgctgcagtcTACCAACTCCAGCCCCGCAGACATCACCGTGCAGGAGG GCCGGTTGACGTGGCTGGTCTATATAATCGGGGCGGTCATCGGTGGACGGGTGTCATTTGCGAGCACAGATGAGCAGGACGCCATGGACGGAGAGTTAGTCTGTCG GGTGCTCCAGCTGATGAATCTCACAGACAGTCGGCTCGCTCAGGCCGGCAACGAGAGGCTGGAGCTGGCCATGCTCAGCTTCTTTGAGCAGTTCAGGAAGATCTACATCGGAGACCAGGTGCAGAAATCATCAAAg CTTTACCGACGACTATCAGAAGTTCTGGGGTTGAATGACGAGACGATGGTCCTCAGTGTCTTCATAGGAAAAAT cATCACAAACTTGAAGTACTGGGGCCAGTGTGAACCGATCACCTCCAAGACTCTCCAGCTGCTGAACGACCTGTCCTTGGG GTACAGCAGCGTGAGGAAGCTGGTGAAGCTCAGTGCGGTGCAGTTCATGTTGAACAACCACACG AGCGAACACTTCTCCTTCCTCGGGGTGAACAACCAATCAAACCTCAGCGACATGAGGTGTCGGACCACCTTCTACACCGCGCTGGGGCGCCTGCTGATGGTGGACctag gagaaGACGAGGACCAGTTTGAGCAGTTCATGCTCCCGCTGACGGCTGCGTTTGAAACTGTTGCTCAGATGTTGAGCACAAACACCTTCAACGAGCAGGAGGCCAAg AGGACCCTGGTAGGTTTGGTCAGAGACCTGCGAGGAATCGCCTTCGCCTTCAACGCCAAGACCAGCTTCATGATGCTGTTTGACTGGAT GTATCCAGCCTACATGCCCATCCTGCAGAGAGCCATCGAGCTCTGGTACCAcgacccagcatgcaccactcCAGTCCTCAAGCTCATGGCCGAGCTCGTCCACAATAG ATCACAAAGGCTTCAGTTTGACGTGTCGTCACCCAACGGCATCCTTCTGTTCAGAGAAACGAGCAAGATGATCACGACCTACG GGAACCGCATCCTGACCCTGGGGGAGGTCCCTAAGGACCAGGTCTACGGGGTGAAGCTGAAGGGGGTCAGCGTGTGCTTCGCCATGCTGAAGGCGGTGCTCAGCGGGAACTACGTCAACTTCGGGGTGTTCCGTCTCTACGGCGACGACGCCCTGGACAACGCCTTGCAGACCTTCATCAAGCTGCTGCTCTCCATCCCCCACAGCGACCTGCTG gactaCCCCAAGCTCAGCCAGTCCTTCTACTCTCTGCTGGAGGTCCTGACCCAGGACCACATGAACTTCATCGCCAGCCTGGAGCCGCACGTCGTCATGTACATCCTGTCCTCCATCTCCGAGGGGCTCACTGCACTCG ATACCATGGTGTGCACGGGGTGCTGCTCGAGTCTGGACCACATCGTCACCTACCTGTTCAAGCAGCTGTCTCGCTCCACCAAGAAGAGGCGCACGCCCATGGCCACGGACGACCGCTTCCTCAACATCATGCAGCAGCACCCGGAGATGATCCAGCAG ATGCTGTCCACAGTGTTGAACATCATCATCTTTGAGGACTGTAGGAACCAGTGGTCCATGtcccgccccctgctgggcctCATCCTGCTCAACGAGAAG TACTTTGCTGACCTGAGGAACAGCATAGTGAACAGTCAGCCTCCAGAGAAGCAGCAGGCGATGCATTTATGTTTTGAGAACCTGATGGAGGGAATCGAACGGAATCTACTAACCAAGAAccgggacag GTTTACTCAGAACCTGTCTGTCTTCAGGAGGGAGGTGAATGACAGCATGAAGAACTCAACGTACGGCGTCAACAGCAACGACATGATGAGCTGA
- the xpo7 gene encoding exportin-7 isoform X1 — MKWRKMADHVQGLAQLEILCKQLYETTDTTVRHQAEKALVEFTNSPDCLSKCQLLLERGSSSYSQLLAATCLSKLVSRTSNPLPLEQRIDIRNYVLNYLATRPKLAAFVTQALIQLYARITKLGWFDCQKDDYVFRNVIADVTRFLQDSVEHCIIGVTILSQLTNEINQVSVCVCVCVCVCVCQVCVSGVTHCVCLQADTTHPLTKHRKIASSFRDSSLFDIFTLSCNLLKQASGKNLNLNDESQHGLLMQLLKLSYNCLNYDFIGTSTDESSDDLCTVQIPTSWRSAFLDSSTLQLFFNLYHSIPPSLSPLVLSCLVQIASVRRSLFNNAERAKFLSHLVDGVKRILANPQCLPDPNNYHEFCRLLARLKSNYQLGELVKVENYPEVIRLIANFTVTSLQHWEFAPNSVHYLLSLWQRLAASVPYVKATEPHLLETYTPEVTKAYITSRLESVHVILRDGLEDPLDDAGLVQQQLDQLSTIGRCEYEKTCALLVQLFDQAAQTYQELLQSTNSSPADITVQEGRLTWLVYIIGAVIGGRVSFASTDEQDAMDGELVCRVLQLMNLTDSRLAQAGNERLELAMLSFFEQFRKIYIGDQVQKSSKLYRRLSEVLGLNDETMVLSVFIGKIITNLKYWGQCEPITSKTLQLLNDLSLGYSSVRKLVKLSAVQFMLNNHTSEHFSFLGVNNQSNLSDMRCRTTFYTALGRLLMVDLGEDEDQFEQFMLPLTAAFETVAQMLSTNTFNEQEAKRTLVGLVRDLRGIAFAFNAKTSFMMLFDWMYPAYMPILQRAIELWYHDPACTTPVLKLMAELVHNRSQRLQFDVSSPNGILLFRETSKMITTYGNRILTLGEVPKDQVYGVKLKGVSVCFAMLKAVLSGNYVNFGVFRLYGDDALDNALQTFIKLLLSIPHSDLLDYPKLSQSFYSLLEVLTQDHMNFIASLEPHVVMYILSSISEGLTALDTMVCTGCCSSLDHIVTYLFKQLSRSTKKRRTPMATDDRFLNIMQQHPEMIQQMLSTVLNIIIFEDCRNQWSMSRPLLGLILLNEKYFADLRNSIVNSQPPEKQQAMHLCFENLMEGIERNLLTKNRDRFTQNLSVFRREVNDSMKNSTYGVNSNDMMS; from the exons GGCCTGGCCCAGCTGGAGATCCTGTGCAAGCAGCTGTATGAGACCACCGACACCACCGTCCGCCACCAGGCCGAGAAAGCTCTGGTGGAGTTCACCAACAGCCCCGACTGCCTCAGCAAgtgtcagctgctgctggagcgagGCAGC TCGTCGTATTCTCAGCTGCTCGCGGCCACCTGTTTGTCTAAGCTGGTGTCTCGAACCAGCAACCCTCTGCCCCTTGAGCAACGCATCGACATCC GGAACTATGTCCTGAACTATCTGGCCACGCGGCCCAAGCTGGCAGCCTTCGTGACGCAGGCGCTGATCCAGCTGTACGCCCGGATCACCAAGCTGGGCTGGTTCGACTGCCAGAAGGACGACTACGTCTTCAGGAACGTCATCGCCGACGTCACGCGCTTCCTGCAG gacAGTGTTGAACATTGCATCATAGGTGTCACCATTCTGTCCCAGCTGACCAATGAGATCAAtcaggtaagtgtgtgtgtgtgtgtgtgtgtgtgtgtgtgtgtgtgtcaggtgtgtgtgtcgggtGTTACACATTGTGTTTGTCTTCAGGCCGACACGACGCACCCTCTGACCAAACACAGGAAGATCGCTTCTTCATTCAGAGATTCTTCACTTTTCGACATTTTCACTCTTTCCTGCAACCTCCTCAAGCAG GCGTCGGGGAAGAACCTGAACCTTAACGATGAGTCTCAGCACGGCCTCCTGATGCAGCTTCTCAAACTGAGCTACAACTGCCTCAACTACGACTTCATAGGAACCTCCACAGACGAGTCATCGGACGACCTCTGCACCGTCCAGATCCCCACCTCCTGGAGATCAG CGTTTCTCGATTCCTCCACTCTGCAGCTCTTTTTCAACTTGTATCATTCcatccctccgtccctctccCCGCTG gtgcTGTCATGTTTAGTGCAGATCGCCTCGGTCCGGAGGTCCCTGTTCAACAACGCAGAGCGAGCCAAGTTCCTGTCTCACCTGGTGGACGGGGTGAAGAGGATTCTAGCCAACCCTCAG tgtttgCCGGATCCCAACAACTACCACGAGTTCTGCCGACTGCTGGCGAGGCTGAAAAGCAACTACCAGCTGGGGGAGCTGGTGAAGGTGGAGAACTACCCCGAGGTCATCCGCCTCATCGCCAACTTCACCGTCACCAGCCTGCAG CACTGGGAGTTTGCCCCCAACAGTGTCCACTACCTGCTGAGTCTGTGGCAACGCCTCGCGGCGTCCGTCCCGTACGTCAAAGCCACCGAGCCCCACCTGCTAGAGACCTACACCCCCGAGGTCACCAAGGCCTACATCACCTCCCGGCTGGAGTCGGTCCATGTCATCCTCAG AGACGGACTAGAAGACCCTTTGGACGACGCTGGCCTGGTCCAACAGCAGCTGGATCAGCTGTCCACCATCGGGAGGTGCGAGTACGAGAAAACCTGCGCTCTGCTGGTGCAGCTGTTCGACCAGGCGGCTCAGACCTaccaggagctgctgcagtcTACCAACTCCAGCCCCGCAGACATCACCGTGCAGGAGG GCCGGTTGACGTGGCTGGTCTATATAATCGGGGCGGTCATCGGTGGACGGGTGTCATTTGCGAGCACAGATGAGCAGGACGCCATGGACGGAGAGTTAGTCTGTCG GGTGCTCCAGCTGATGAATCTCACAGACAGTCGGCTCGCTCAGGCCGGCAACGAGAGGCTGGAGCTGGCCATGCTCAGCTTCTTTGAGCAGTTCAGGAAGATCTACATCGGAGACCAGGTGCAGAAATCATCAAAg CTTTACCGACGACTATCAGAAGTTCTGGGGTTGAATGACGAGACGATGGTCCTCAGTGTCTTCATAGGAAAAAT cATCACAAACTTGAAGTACTGGGGCCAGTGTGAACCGATCACCTCCAAGACTCTCCAGCTGCTGAACGACCTGTCCTTGGG GTACAGCAGCGTGAGGAAGCTGGTGAAGCTCAGTGCGGTGCAGTTCATGTTGAACAACCACACG AGCGAACACTTCTCCTTCCTCGGGGTGAACAACCAATCAAACCTCAGCGACATGAGGTGTCGGACCACCTTCTACACCGCGCTGGGGCGCCTGCTGATGGTGGACctag gagaaGACGAGGACCAGTTTGAGCAGTTCATGCTCCCGCTGACGGCTGCGTTTGAAACTGTTGCTCAGATGTTGAGCACAAACACCTTCAACGAGCAGGAGGCCAAg AGGACCCTGGTAGGTTTGGTCAGAGACCTGCGAGGAATCGCCTTCGCCTTCAACGCCAAGACCAGCTTCATGATGCTGTTTGACTGGAT GTATCCAGCCTACATGCCCATCCTGCAGAGAGCCATCGAGCTCTGGTACCAcgacccagcatgcaccactcCAGTCCTCAAGCTCATGGCCGAGCTCGTCCACAATAG ATCACAAAGGCTTCAGTTTGACGTGTCGTCACCCAACGGCATCCTTCTGTTCAGAGAAACGAGCAAGATGATCACGACCTACG GGAACCGCATCCTGACCCTGGGGGAGGTCCCTAAGGACCAGGTCTACGGGGTGAAGCTGAAGGGGGTCAGCGTGTGCTTCGCCATGCTGAAGGCGGTGCTCAGCGGGAACTACGTCAACTTCGGGGTGTTCCGTCTCTACGGCGACGACGCCCTGGACAACGCCTTGCAGACCTTCATCAAGCTGCTGCTCTCCATCCCCCACAGCGACCTGCTG gactaCCCCAAGCTCAGCCAGTCCTTCTACTCTCTGCTGGAGGTCCTGACCCAGGACCACATGAACTTCATCGCCAGCCTGGAGCCGCACGTCGTCATGTACATCCTGTCCTCCATCTCCGAGGGGCTCACTGCACTCG ATACCATGGTGTGCACGGGGTGCTGCTCGAGTCTGGACCACATCGTCACCTACCTGTTCAAGCAGCTGTCTCGCTCCACCAAGAAGAGGCGCACGCCCATGGCCACGGACGACCGCTTCCTCAACATCATGCAGCAGCACCCGGAGATGATCCAGCAG ATGCTGTCCACAGTGTTGAACATCATCATCTTTGAGGACTGTAGGAACCAGTGGTCCATGtcccgccccctgctgggcctCATCCTGCTCAACGAGAAG TACTTTGCTGACCTGAGGAACAGCATAGTGAACAGTCAGCCTCCAGAGAAGCAGCAGGCGATGCATTTATGTTTTGAGAACCTGATGGAGGGAATCGAACGGAATCTACTAACCAAGAAccgggacag GTTTACTCAGAACCTGTCTGTCTTCAGGAGGGAGGTGAATGACAGCATGAAGAACTCAACGTACGGCGTCAACAGCAACGACATGATGAGCTGA